TGACTGTTGAGAGGCTTCAAAAAACGAGCTCAAGGAACGAAACGCATTTTTTCACCGATAACTACTGCACTCTATTGCATAAATGGCAAGTAACGCAATTACCGAAATTAACTCGTCTTTGGCGTCGGCCGCAGATAAACATGGGGCCGGACCAGTGTGACCCACCGTTGGTATTATTGGGGCAGTCTCCCAGGACAAGTACTGTGGGAGTTGGCTGTTAAAGGGTTAAAGAATAAAAACGCGCTCATACTAGCGCTGCTAAAACACATATGATATGAGATATCATGATTCGCATTTTCGATAAAAAGTGCAACGCTTCTCATAACACGAGAGCGAGAAACAATACGGGTTGTGTAATTTTAACGCATGTTGCAGTACGCGAATTTTTCTGCACTATTTTCTGCCGTTAAGGAGCAAGCTGAGAAAAACAGATGAAGAGAAATTTTAGATGAATGACGAAATCATGACCATGTACTTTGCATTATCCTTTTGCCCGCAAGTTTGAGAAAATGCAAAAGTGGCCTTCACATTACTGTGCGTGCCTAGAGGAATTATAAAACAAGAAGGCGCTCAAAAGGTATTAAACTAagtgtaaaaacaaaaaacacactgCGGAAAAGACGTTGCAATTAGAGATTAGAGATGAGCAACATGAGACGGGCTCGACGCGCTTGCTAGGTGTTGCCTGGCGTTCCTAAACCGGGTGCAAAAACactgcattttttcttcatattttatTCGAAAGAAGGCAGAAATATCTCTTGCGTATGTTCTTTTAAAGCTCTTCGATGATACGCTTGTCTTCTTCTATTTTCATATCAATGCTTTATGATCAGAGTCCTTCAAAGCTTTACGTTCCTCTGAAAACGAGATGTTTTCATCGGTGTTGAGCTTCAGAAGTTAAAtcgaacttgaaaaaaaaaacagacgcctTCTCTGCGCTTGTCTGTTGCATCTGACTAGAGTTTCAGATAAAAaaaggtttcttttttcttcttctagaGATTACTCGCGATCTATGAGGGCGTTTTCTTTCAAATGCACTCGCCGTGTTTGATCCAACGCTGTGCAGAATAAAAATAATCGCATGACTTGTGTTCTACAGTGACTCACATCATTTCCTTTCGAGTATTGTTACGAATGCTTTCATTCCCTGAAAAGCCTAATGAATACAATATAGCATACGCCGCAGAAAGAGTGGACACCTtaaatagcgaaaaaaaaaaccaaaggaAGGCACCGAGCATAGCACATTGCGCGTAAAAATCTGATTTTGCAAGTTCTCATCCTTTGCGCCAACATTCTGCTTGCCTTGTGATGTGTCAGACACAAATATACCTTTTCTGGAGATCAGTGGATCAATTGGCCCCAATAACGCAATATGCAAACTCTGGACACTTAGAAGTGATAGCACGCAAATGAGTGGATATTTATTTTCCGCAGGTTTTCATTTGGAAGACATTCTACTATAAGAACGCGAGTTAGGTATGAGTCACTTAAAGGGCGCTGTATTTGTTATAGAACTAGCTAGTATATAAATACTTGCCGCATTCGCTTCAAGCGCTGCGCGTTGATTATCGTAGTCCTCATGCGCCCGCAAACAGCTGAAACAGACAGGTGTGTTCTGGACGAACGAGAACGAGAAGTTTATTGCCGTTTTAAGCCGGCCCCCAacaaaagtgaaaaagaaattggtgAATACGGGCTGATGACCAGGATTGTGCATGTGGGATGAAGAGGCGCTGGAAACGTAAAAGCGCAGCGGCGAAAATGTAGGGCTACGGACAGAAAGAGACGTAGCTTCGTAGGTAGAGGATGCCGAAACAGCAGCGACAGAGCGGCGAATAAAGAGGGCACCGCCAAACTTAATTATAACATAGAGGCTGTCGGAGCAGGCAGTCCCGAAAGGTCGGCGTAGTAAATGAGTGGCTCCTGTAATAGTGTTAAGCATGAAGCGAAAAACGCATGAAGTGGAAAATGCAGGTGGTGACCGCAAATCCGGATCGCGAGAGTGAaatgactagaaggataagaatggtgtggagcgcatttggcagcttCCTTCAGGTCATAAATTGCAGTTCATCCTTATTCCTCGGGAGGAAGGTATATAagagttgtatcttaccggtacttacctatgaagcagaaacatggaagctaacgaaaaggcttcaactTCAGGAAAGCTCAGCGAGCAATGAAAAGAAACtcgataggtgtagcgttaaaaaatacgaagagggcagagtgggtcagggatcaaacccGTGTTAATGACACCTTGGTCGAAATCAAGTGGAACAAATGGCCCTGGGGAGGGCATGCAATGCGATAGCAAAATGACCGATGGTCGATGAGAGGAACAGACTGAATTCCAAAGGAAGGGAAGcgcagcagtgggcggcagaaagttaggtggcccgatgagattaagaagcttgtggGGATGCAGTGGCCGCAGCCGGAACAGGAGAGGGTTAAGTGGAGAGACgcgggagatgcctttgccctgcagtggtcgtagtctggctgatgatgatagaAAAACGGCGAGTGGAAGCTCATGTTCTCGACACTTAGCGTAAGCGTAAGTAAAGACAATGGAAAGATCAATAAAGTAAAGGGGGCGGTGGCTTCGTTGTAGCATATTATGTACGCATAAAGCAATCCCCATTGCAAGGAAAAAGCACACGCACCCAAGTTGGATCTTTCGGCTACCAAAGCAATAACTGTCCTTTCAGGCAAACAGTTTTATGGCCTGTATGTGAGCGCATATTATTTCGAGGTTTTCCTCACGATTTTTGGGACGGCATTCTGCACATCATGTTTGAGTCTCTATTGGCTGGGGGTACACTTTCTTAATAACGTTTTATGGTCTTACTCATGCACCATAAAGCCCTGCGAAATCTATTGTGTTGTAAATAGTGGGGCTTTTGTCCATTTTCACTGTGCTAGAACTAAAACCACAGGTCTAAGGTTTCGCCGATCTTTGTTTGCCTGAAGCCTACGGCAGGTGGcctacctgccatggtgggcacgtGGAAACCAGCCCACCGTGTTGCCACACCACGCGCCCACCTGTGTCTCAAAAGCGTCACCGGAGACAGCACCTAGCTGCCATcggagggcagtggcgcatcgcgtatccgctgcagcactgcgccaagATAAGTGCTCCGAGCGATATATCAGAATAAAGTAGAGGACTAATCCCACATTGCGATTTCTCCGATGTTTGTCTGAAAGCTGCTTGACCTTGAACATTAAGCCTCGCAACGAACTCTATGTGAATCTAAAAGTGTAGCGCATgtattcgcatttggcctaactacgctaTCATCCGCAGTTTGGTTTTACTTTCTAGCCCGAACTATTCTCTTAAGCAGAAGCTCCCTGACGTAAATAAATGACACTGTTTAGCACCATAGCTGTGCTGTTGCATATGCGACGTCAAGCTTAAATATTTGTACACGCGCACCATCACTACACTTTAAGAACTAAGTGGAAGACCGATGTGGTGGCCCACCTGATGTGCTCCGGGCTGCAGCTTCCAATGATGATATAAAAGCCTGCGCTGTTTGCTCAGTGTCGTCGCCTACGCACATTGCTTCCTAGCGCGACCTGACACTGTGTTTGACGGTGCATTCTTCGAGAGCAGTCTTGCAGAAACGTGCACAACGGAGCGCGAAAAGCCTTTCCTTGTTCGGGGTCTCATAGAGAAGCAGTTTCTGTTGGCTGCATTCTCGAGGAAGTGGAATAGCAAGCCCCGAGTGAACCGTTATCTGAAGCGTCAGGCAGCCACATCATACATGCGAAGTCGAGCGACCTCCGAGACTTCCTTCAGTGATGCCCGCCCGCGCTAAGTAATGTTTGGAAATTTGTAATGCCTACGTAGTAAAGCTCCACTTTCTGTTTCAAACACTGCTGGGAGGACAGGATTTCCTAGCCGTGATAAATTTTATGCCTGTTCTCACAAGGATCATAGATTTTCTCCTGCAGCGGCGCCAATAAATGGCCATGAGCAAAGGGGCGGTTTTGCTGTATGGTGTAGTCAATTTTAGGCTGATTTGATAAGCCTGGCTTAGTTTGAGCTTATTTTTTTAGTAGTAGGGGAAGGAATCGAGGTGATTTTGAAAATTTGTGGACCGTGCTGTGTCCACTGAGGATCAAACAGAACCACTCCGGCTTTTTACGGTGACGTTAGTGTGCAGTATTCTTTGCTTTACTTCTAACGCTAGGATTCCAACACGAACTTAGTTTAGTTTATGTgattttaacgtctcaaagcgactcaggctatgacgccttactgaagggctccggaaatttcgaccatctgatgttctgtaatgtgcactgacatcgcgcagtgtaCGGACCGCTCGAATTCCTGATGACTTTTCCACATCGATCGAATACGAAGGCACGAGTTGAATTTTATCTGCACGCGCAAAGAATTCACATGTGTCAGCAAAACTTTTAATAATAATGTTTTTATTGTCTTCTCGCTTAAGAAAAGCTAGCTTTTTTGTAGCGCTTGGTATCGCTCATATTTGAAAGACAGTACATCGGTCTCGACTGAAGACGCTCACTGGGCTGAACTGTACTTTAGAGTCGATTACGCTTAGAACTCACATTTTTAAATAAATGCTGCTTTCAAGAGCTCCCTCGTTATTTCTAAGAAAGCAATGTTTCTGATAGAAAGAAATAACAGCTCAAATCAAGTGAGCAGTTCAGTTCATTATTATAAGCTGAAGCCCTCAGAGTACGCCATTACAACTGGGCATCCCTCTACGCCACATAGTTGTGTATCATCTCAACGAGAAATGAATATTGATTTATGTACCTTCTCTTCGGGCTTATACTTTATGGGCATTATTTCTAGAACTAGCAATACATAATGGAGTAGGAGAACCCCGAACCTCTACAGCGCTGTATTTAGCATTTTAAATTATGTTCACTTAAGTGAGCCTTTATATTTTGCTTTTACTGCCAACGTAACAGTTCGGATACAAAAAAGGAAGCAGGAGAACCTGGTTTCGTTAAAAATGCTGATGAGACAGTTGATTTCTGGGCAAAAGCCTTAGGTTAAACTGAAGCGTTCGCTCCTGATTACAACGCGTAGTACAGTCAACCAGTTGCCAAAAGTAAATGTCTCGAATTGAATTTGGGCGCGCTCAGAGTTCTGCTTGAAGAAGCAACTAATTCTTTTGTGATGGAGCCTTGAATTTAAAGTATATTTACTGCAGCTTCATACTTCCGGTCTATGAAACGTGTCTCGCGTATAGAATACGCAGCCTGATGGTGGCCCTTGATGGCAGCCAAGGTTTTTTCTGCTTAATACTGCTCAAAGCGAGCGTAATCAGTCTGTAAATCACGTTAGGCAACGAAAACAACACACTGGGCCCGAGAAACAGGCTTCTTTTTCTGATGGATAATTTCTTCCGGTGTAATTTACAATGCTCCATAACTACGCGATTGATGGAACGTAAATTTACCCGCGAGCACGTTCTGCGTCTTAAAAACTATTGGTCAGCTGGGCCTGCTCAGCTGGGCAGTGTAAACGTCAGTTTTGTTTGTGGTCATTGCTCTCATAGTACCCCGTGGTCCTTATTGGGAACAAAACATTTCAGCCAACCCTCGGAAGCTTATTTTGGCtgctaaagaaacaaaaacgtGTGGTTCCCACAAAAGATAATCAAGTGCAGTACACTGACCTACGTGTCCGCACAGCCAAGATCTCAGAAAGCATGAATCATGAGAGCGAGATTCCTGCACGAGCTGGTTTGGTATTATGTTCGAATTACTAATACTAAAGAATAGTTCTTCCACATTTTCAAATATTATTGTTGCTTGTAATATGATAGCGCTGTAAATTTGAAAGATGTCAACCGTTTACGCTCCCATTACAGTTTTTTACTGTTTGGTGTCTCTAGTTTGGGGCTATTAGCTTGCAGTGAATTGTGAATGGCAGACCATAAAACGTGAAAAGTATGAAACTGATAAAGCAGCATCCCTACTGGAGCGGGGTAGGCGCCTTTTCTGGGTTAGCTTCGGCAAGTTGATTGCCTTGTTTCTGTAACTTGGACACAATTTCAGTCAGCTCCTTCTGTCAGGTTAATATGCTGTGTACTAAGCTGGAGACTATAAAAGTCACGTTAATTAAAAAATAATTGGGCAAATTTCAATAATCCTGCACCTTGTCATGGGATGACCTCGTTGGAGTTTGGCTAATGTTACGTGTACAACAATGTTACCAGCCAAGCTGGCTTAGTGGCAATGCCAGTCAGCTGGTGAGCTCAGGTTGGCGGAATGAAATATTGGCCCTAGAGGCAGCATTTTATTTGATTGAAGAAGTTAGGCTTTTAACAACCATAAATCACAATACGCGCTGCGTTAATTACTGAATGCTAGCAGTACTCGATGCTGAGGCACATGCGTGCACTTGAGCTAGTCTGGTGGCTTGTCTGGCATCCCTCGCTGCGTAGATGTGATTCGCGTGCTATCCGAAGTACAGGGAAAGTTCGCAAAACGGGTTTCAGTGTTGCTCCGATGCAGCCAAAATGCGAAGCTTTCCCCATGCTGTCAGATGATAGTGCGCGTTCGCGAACCTCAGATGTTACAGTTttatcctgagcccttcactggCGTGTGTGTCATAGCCCATATGCGAGTTTCTGATATCAAACCTATTTTAGCGCAAAAAACACATACCATGATATACGTCTGTGTACAAAACGTACTGACAGCGGGGGCTACGGCAAGTGCTGCTGCAGGGAGAAGTTTGTTTCCTGCATTGAGTTGAGCAGCGTTGTTCTGTAATATTTCTACAGCGTTTCTGCAGTTTTAGTGAGGAAGACATAATGCTGATTTAACTGATATTGGGGTTAAAAATATTTGCTCATCCTTTTTTTCAGATATAAATCATTATCTTGCCGCAGTTACAATTTAGCTAGCCAAGCGTGTAGAATCCTGCTGGAAAAAAAGCGTCATACTGAAAATAAAGACTCCTTTAAACCCCAGGTTTAACGAACATTCGTAGTTTCCTAAATACAGGGcaattaaaagtaaaaaaaattcggAAACAAGTTAGGAGCCGCTGCGAAAGTCACAATTTTAAAATTCTGAGAATTATCCAGGCAGTCAACAAATTTCAGTTTTTGAAATTTAAATAAACGTAGTGCCGTTTTTATAGACGAATAATGCTTTTGTATCCGCGGCGAATTCTCACTTTGGTGTGTCCGTCACAGTTGACTTAGAACTAAAATCGAAAGTGTGAAGCTATGTAGAACAACACGGCGCTACCCGAATCTATCACCAGACAGGAAAAAAACACTTGTAAATACAGATCAGGAGAAGAACAGCGTGCTGACAACGATGAAGAGGAGGACCGGAAGAAAAAGAAGGACAGTGTCTGTGCGGCaaagtgggcatgtgccattgtacgaggttaacagcaacaacagcaacaagaacCAACGGACAAAGATGGGTACTGCGGCTGAGGCGGCATTCCGCTGTCTGCCCATGGTACGGGCCGTCCTCGAGCGGTTGCCCGTCGAAGACCTGTTCAGCTGCGCGCGCTACGCCGAGCTCTGGGAACTGGTTGCCGTCGAGCAGCTCAGCGAGAAACTTAGTTTTTTCGTTCGGCTCCAGGATGATTTCGGCCATGCATCATCGGACCGGGCGCTCGTCGAGGAACTGCGGTGGCGCCTCTGCCTGGCACACAAGGCGCGTAGGGAACCTGCGTCGGCGATCATTTTCTGCTCCGACAAGCAATACGAAGCAATGAGCCTCGCTTCGTGTTTCCCGGACGACACCAGCGTCGTCCAGGTCTTCGTGCCAGGTCCTGTCTCGCTCCAACGAAGAGGTGTTCAGAAACGACGCGCTGCCGGTCTTTGCTTACTGGTACTTTTTGAGCGGCGCCCCGGCACCGAACTTGTCTCTGAGTGTCTACCAGGAGCCCCATGTTTGCCAAGAGATGATAAGTCGCCCTTGGTCGCAGAGTTTCCCAACGCCAGGCGTAGGCGCTATCGCTTGACCGGAAAGGTGACGTACCGCCACCGCGAGACTGGACAACCTGCCCGCTTCGCACTCTACGCCAGCAGCGCATTCAGCCCTGCGACCTTCCGGAGACCACCCAGCCTCTATCACGTAGCCAGCAGCGTGCTGTGGACGACGGGCCTCAAAGTGCTTAAGCATCCTCCGGTAGATGAGCGTGGTCCCCCTGAATGTTGGGGCACCATGCTTTTCGGCGAGAAGGCAAGGGCAACTTCGATCAAGTACCGTGCATCTGCGACAGATCTTCAACTGCGCGATCACTTGAACCGTGTACAAAGGAACTTCGGTGACGTCGACAACGCTTTGGTCCTCTTCTTTCAAGAAGAAACAGTGAACATACCCACAGCCGAAGCAATCTGGACCGCATTTATTGGCGCAGCTGTCGTTCTGGGGACGGCAGTGGATTCCTTAGCTTTGGACGTAAATCTTGTGCCATTTAACTTAGAAACACGCGAAGAAAATGCGTCTACACATTTTTTTGAGAAACCTGTCGTCGTCGCAGTCTATGGTGCCAACTAAAGCTTCTCACGCAGTAAACAGGAAGCCGAAATTTTATGCCTGTATGGTGCAGCAAAGCTTTAACTTTTGCTGCCGTTTATGCGATCTGTCTGAGGATAAGAAGCGCTTGAGCACACCTGTTACATTATTGTGCTCAAATTCCGGTCTCCGCGGAACAAGACTCTTTATCACGGTGTGCAGGACACGAGGGACTCGCCGAGTCGTTGAGACTGGCTCATGTAAGGTACAACACACGAAATGGCCTCGGGCCCTCAGCTCACCCCGACCAGAGGCATTACGTCGCGCGAGCATCAGGTCGCTGCTTTTCTTCAGATCCTCTTCTGATTGTACACGGCTATGGAATAAAGGCTGTGTGTGTTTCTCGCACAAGAATCAACTGATTCTTTACAAGTGAGTTATTCTAATGAAGGAAGCAAAAATCATATGTTTTTCCTGCACAAGCGCACACTCTGAACTAGGTGAATAAATAATTAAGGAACATAAAAATTGACACTTCTTTTCGGAGCGTCAGTAATAACTCAAGCATAGCTTACGGAGGTCCTCGCATTCTTTCCTTCATAGAGTTAAGTTTGCTGTCTCGAACTCATTCGATAAATCGAAAAAATTGCTGTATTGAACTTTCGCTTCTGAACCATCAATAAAAAGCGGAATTGTAATATTTTCGTTCACTCCAACTGCTCGTCAATTGCACAAAATTCATAATCTGTTTTGTTGAGAATTATTTACTGAGAGCAGACTAAGTTGCGAAAAAACTATGGGGATTGTTTTAATGCAGGCATAGTTTAATGGCTACCTTTCGGCCTCTCCTTTTCCGCAGGATGTCGGCCTTCCGTGCGTAGACAAAATCAGAAAACTTGAGAAATCGAAACATACGCGAGAACGTTGGGTTCCAGTGGGACTCAAACAGACGCCTTTGAATTCCCAGTCAGCGCCTCTGGCAACTCGGCTACCTCCAAAATGCTCCTTGTGAAGTTTCTACACTCTAAACTGGCAGGATTAAACATGGAGTAAGTTTTGCTCTTGCGCACTAGAAAACTATAGGGCACTATAGCGCACCATAGGACAGCTTATTCCCTGTTTACTccatataggcgtgttcgtgttgAGAGTGTATAGTTAGTAATTCTACTTACCTTATCCTTGTTCGATGTAGCGGCCATTGTACGTTTCATTTAGAGCCATTTCTAGCATTTTACAAGTCCAGCATTCATGGAAAAATAATTTGAAGATTGAAATATTGCAAGGTGCGGCTGTGGAAATATTGAATTTAATCATCTATTCTTCCATcccgtagcaaaatctttcttttaatgtttttccATGGCTTGTATCTAGCAGTTAAGACACTCTGAGAAAACCAATGGGAAGGTTTTGACACTAGGAAAATAAGTAGACGTAGTAGCAAAAAATTGCAAGCCCACTGAGGAGACATCTACGGGTATATTGAAGGCTATAGTGAACTCTTATGATGtttgaaaaaaattgcgctcataagcTATTTCCTGCTGAAAGTTTTTGTCGAGAATGGTTGGGTATAATCGCGGTTTGCTCGTCCTCCAAGGCACCGTTTTGTGCAAAGAATCAAAAGCCCTTACATTTGCCAAGTTGACTTCCGTTGCTTAATTGCAGTTGGACGGTACCATACTTCTCCAGTTTTGTCGCTTCAACGGTGTCGACCGAGTGTGTTGGAGTGTGCTGCGAATGCT
This region of Amblyomma americanum isolate KBUSLIRL-KWMA chromosome 5, ASM5285725v1, whole genome shotgun sequence genomic DNA includes:
- the LOC144134190 gene encoding uncharacterized protein LOC144134190; the protein is MGTAAEAAFRCLPMVRAVLERLPVEDLFSCARYAELWELVAVEQLSEKLSFFVRLQDDFGHASSDRALVEELRWRLCLAHKARREPASAIIFCSDKQYEAMSLASCFPDDTSVVQVFVPGPVSLQRRGVQKRRAAGLCLLVLFERRPGTELVSECLPGAPCLPRDDKSPLVAEFPNARRRRYRLTGKVTYRHRETGQPARFALYASSAFSPATFRRPPSLYHVASSVLWTTGLKVLKHPPVDERGPPECWGTMLFGEKARATSIKYRASATDLQLRDHLNRVQRNFGDVDNALVLFFQEETVNIPTAEAIWTAFIGAAVVLGTAVDSLALDVNLVPFNLETREENASTHFFEKPVVVAVYGAN